In the genome of Abyssalbus ytuae, the window CTGTAACTGTGGTTTTAGCCCAAAGAACATCTCCGTTTTTTTTTATGTATCTTTTTTCAAGGAGAAAGTTATCTACCTCGCCCTTAAATAATTTTTCCAGGTTTAGCCGTGATATTTCTACATCATCCGGATGGGTTATATCCTGAACCTGCATGTTTTGAAATTCTTTTTCGGTATAACCCAGCATTTTGCAAAGGGATTTATTGGCCAATAACAATCCTCTACTATTCTGTTTAGATAAAGAAATTCCTATGGGAGAGTTATCAATTATAATGTTTAGCTGATCTTTTTGCTCCTCTAAAAGCTCATTAAGTGCAATTTCTTTAGTTACATCCCGTGCTATACCTTGTGCTGCAACTGGTTTTCCTGAATCATTATATATAACACTACAATTTACTTCAAGTATTTTTAATTCGTTTTTTTTGGTTAAAATTCTGGATTTGTATTTAGTAAAGGAGCCTTCTTCTAATAATTTTTTAAATGCCTGTATAGTGTACTCATAATCTTCTTCATGTAATAGATCTAAAAGATTTATGGCCGATTCCTGATTTTCGTATCCAAACATTACAGTAGCAGCATCATTCATTTTTAAGACGTTGCCGTTAAGATCAATAACTACATAAGCATCAATTATGTTTTCAAAGACACCTTTCAGCTCAGAAGTTTTTTGCCTGATTAGTTCTTTAAGTTCTTCGTTTGTGTCTTTTAATTTATTGGTAACCTCAAATAACTCTAACGATTTTTCTTCCAGTATTTTTTCGGCTAACTTTCTGGCTTCTCTTTCTCTTGCTAATGCTCTTTCTAATATTTCTACGGATTTATTTTTCATTTTGGGTGATTGTAAATTTGACTTCTGTTCCAAGCTCATTTAGTTTTTCAAAATTTACAATTGCACTTCTATTATAATGTTCAAAGGTTTTTTCTATAAGTGCCTGGGCAAACTTATATAATCCTCTTTCCGATTTATAGACCATTATCATAGAATTATCTTTATTTTCCAGGACATCGAATGTAGGCAGTTCAGCTTCCGGGTAAATTTTTCTCACATGTACATGAATATGGTTTTCTACAGAATTTAATAACTCAACGGGTGATGTATATGCCTCAAAAATACCGGAGTGGTTGGTAAATAATACATTAAAAAAATATTTACCATATTCATAAATAAGGTCATCAGCCGGAATATTTACCTTTTGGCTTAAATTGGTAATTAAACTAACCATTTCGGAAAAAGGATAGGTGCCTACAGAAGTATAAATTCCTTTAGATTTTAAAGCAGAGTTTTCAATTATATAGTCAACGGTTTCTAATCCAAAAGCATCCTCAACCATTTCCAGAAACTCTGTAAAAACAATTCCTTTCATAATTTACGCTGTAATCAATTCATTAATTGACCAGTAAGATAATACTTTATTTATTTTATT includes:
- a CDS encoding heme NO-binding domain-containing protein produces the protein MKGIVFTEFLEMVEDAFGLETVDYIIENSALKSKGIYTSVGTYPFSEMVSLITNLSQKVNIPADDLIYEYGKYFFNVLFTNHSGIFEAYTSPVELLNSVENHIHVHVRKIYPEAELPTFDVLENKDNSMIMVYKSERGLYKFAQALIEKTFEHYNRSAIVNFEKLNELGTEVKFTITQNEK